Within Chlamydia pneumoniae TW-183, the genomic segment GGTTCACACCATTTAAGAAGGCTCCTTCTACACTGACCATCAAACTTGCCTACAAGCCTGATATCTATCGTGTCAACCCTCACAATATTGTGACTGTCGTCTCAAACCAAGAGAGCACTTCGATCTCAGGAGCAAATCTACGCCGCCACGGTTTGTTTGTACAAATCCATGATGTAGTAGATCTCACCGAGGACACTCAGGCCTTTCTAAACTATACCTTTGACGGGAAAAATGGATTTACAAACCACCGAGTGTCTACAGGACTAAAATCCACATTTTAAAACTCTAAGCTCTGCTTAGAGTTTTCTGTAGCCCCGGTCGTCTTAGAATCCTCTATCCATCATCGAAGAACTTAGCAATGAAGGCCAAGATTCTCACTCTATGAGAACGCCCCCCCCCTCTCTCAAGTCTATTTGAAAAGAAAGAATATCTTTTGAATCTATAGTCTGTTTTGGAAAGAAGAGAATACGATCTGCTTTGCATCCCTAGGGAAAGCATCTTTCATCAATGCGATTACTTCACGTTGCAATGGCTTCACTTGTTTATGCATACGTTAACAAGGATTATGAATCCTTGAAAGACTCGCTCTCCTCTCGATTCTCGTGTAGAATTCACTCCCTAGGTTTTATCTTTAGAGTCTGCAGCAGATGAAACTTTAGGATTCAGTTCCTCATCCTCATCATCAGAAATCAAAGGGTCTTTACCAGAAATGGGCAACACGTCACTGGGGCATAAGAACTCTATTTGGCTCGCTAACTTATCGAATGCTGCACAGTTCACAATGAGTGTATGCTCTTGAGAGGTACGGACGATACTACTATCTTCTATGACTATGCCCTGAGAACTTGTGTACGGTATCATGTCTAAATTTGAAACGTAAGATACTAAAGCATCTGTTACTGAAGCCTCTAGAGCTTCTCTCTCATAAGCAAAAAGATCCGGATTGCGGAATCTCCACACAGACTGTTTTATCACGGCGTCTAGAGCAAAGGCTAGATTTTTCTCTGTGGAGACTGTGTTGCAGAGGAGTGCTCCTAACTGCTCTTCAGTTAAAGACCCTTGCATTGTTTGTTCTTGTTTCTCTCTGATCTCCTCCGCGTAGGCAATATGACTGGAGACCCAAGGGAGATGCTCATCATCGAAAGCGACCACTTTACATCCTGAAGCATAGGCATCAGCAGCTTCTTTTTCACGAGAAACAAAAATTCTTTCGGATGCCAACTGCAAATTCCGAATATCGGGGTGCCCTTCAGGAAGCTCTGAGATCACCACCGTCATAGATCTCCCTTCATCGGCATTCAATAGCAGACGTTGTTGAACTGTAGTCTCCCCGGAGAGATCACAACGCACTACATTCAGATAGCTATAGCCTTCATCGCTAAGCTCTTCAATAAGCTGAGAGACTGCTTCAGGAGGCAGGCCGAGGATATTAGGTTCAGAATGATTACAAACGACAACTACGTCTTTCTCCTTCTCATCATAGGACACTAAAAGTAAAAAGCGCAGCCACGACTCTACGGAAGTATCGTTAGCAAAATTTAGAGATACCTCACGAAGCTCTTTCTTACTTATGTTCTTAGCATCCACAAATGCTGAAAATAACAAAATTTTCAGCTCTTCATGGGTGAGATCTGCAAGATAGGAATGGCAGTGAGACCCTTGAGATAAAGGAGCATGGAGTCGTTGCCGGTCTAAGAGCAATCCTGAATCCTGGGCTCCAAGTCCCATTCCCAAAGTATGCAACTGATGGTGTGTACGAGAAATCTCTTTATAAAGCTCTGTCTTATCCTTTTCGGTATTTATAGGTAAGGAAAGCCGAGATCTATACCTAGATGGCAATGTGTGCATAACATTCACCCAGGGAACAGTACCTAACGAAGTCCCTAGGGCCTGCTGTAAAATTTTACCCTCCCTTAAGTAAGAATCCTTCCCATAACAGCCGACCATAAGGTCAAAGTGTTTCGTATCTTCGCCCTCGGCACCCTGAGGTTCCAAGACGGAAAGACACTGAACTTCAGAATGTAGACCTAGAGAACGGAGCTGTTTTTCCTTATCAGAGGAGATATCCCCTACCCACTCCTTATTAAAATCGATAAGAAGATATAGAGTTGTCTTTGATTTGGGATAGAGTTGAATGACCTCATTCGCCAAGCGTACTAAATTCTCTTGTTCTTCAGGACTGACGAGATCTATACCAACAATAGCTATAGAGTCCAACTGAGGAGTAGGGGCATAACTATAGGATCTGGTGATGCGATTGCGAACTCTAGAAAAGGCTTTGCCAAGCTCGCTAACATGAACTCCCTTATCGAGTTTAAGAACCTCACTAGAGGCCATATCTGCATAAGGATTCTCTTGATATTGCCCGTGGACTTTATCTAGATCTTCAACCTCGATAGTTTTCCTAAGGCTCTTTAGCTGATTTTCGATTCTAGAAATATGATCTCGGCCCGCGATCTTTTCTACTTTCAGTATAGGAGCAATATCTGAAGGGAACCCAGGGTGTGAGACTCCCCTCTCGAAGCAATGAGAGATCAACCAATCGACTCCCATAACAAGATGCCCTACAATGGGGATGGCCTTAATCACCCCTCAAGCGAAGTGGGTAATTCGAGAATATAAAGGACGTGAGAAATTAAACGCCTGCACAAAGTGATGACGAACTACAGAAAACCAACCATGTAAGCAATGAGTCATAAGAAATTTACGTTTAGATTCAAAAGTACAAGGAATTTAAATGATGTGCCAAAAATACAAAATAAACAATTTGTATTAGACATCAAGTACACTGAAAATAAAACGCTCTTGTTGAGCACGTTTTCCTAACAAATACGTTATCGATTCTTAGGGGAAATAGGTTCTGACAATTAGATTTGAGAGACTCTGTTATGAGAGAGAGACCATAGGCACAAAGACACGCCTGTAAAGCAAAGTATCCTGATTCAAAGCTTAGACATTGCGTATCGTTATCCTCAAACCGTCGAATTTTCTTTGTCTCTATTTGTTGGCTCCTAAGTGAGCTTCCTCCTCTGGAATTGGAGATATTTCTGAAGGAGCTCTGCTAAGAGTCGATCCTAGAGATTCAACAGCTTCATCTAATGCTGTGAAATCTATAGACAATTGCGCGGATTGCTGCGTTTCTAGATTCCCCTGAGGATCTTTTTTTGCGTTGTTAGGTAGTGATGTACAGTAGTAAAGAGTTGTTCCCCTAACGCCCGTCTCTCAATAGAGAGAAGTTCTGGCATACGGGATCTCCATATAGACTGGCGGATTGCAGCATCTAAAGAACAAGCGAAGTTCTGTTGCGCCGTCAGCTGATTACAAACGTAAATCTCGCTCTCGTCTTGATCCAAAGCAGCTTCTTGTTTCTGTTTTCTAACTTCTCTTTTCCAAAGACCATGCTTTCTATTCCACAGATTAGATTCTCGCTCCAAAGTTAAGACTTCTTCCATCATAAAGTTCGCGCATCCTGACGTATAGACATCGACAGCATAGCACTCTTTACCACAAAGCATTCCTTCAGACGCCAAATGCAAACAGCGGATATCTCCTTGAGATACTGAATCCTCACAGAAAATCATGGTAAAGGCTTTCTCTTGAGAACTTTCATTTAAGATCCTACGTTCTTCTACACACATGCTATTAGATCTAAAGGCAAAAATATTGAAGTGCGAATACCCTCGACACTCTAGCTCCATAATAAAGTGTTGGAAGCTTGGCTCCTCCTTCCAGTCGGTACCCCACCAAGAATCACATACAACGACAACCACATTGCGATCACTTCTGCTCATCCTCTCAAAAAAGCCAAAGTGCTGCCTTAAGTAAGTTTTGCTATTTAAGATAAGATTTAGAGATATAGGTTGCAGTATGGTACTGCTCAACTCCTTAGGATTCAGAAATGCCGCTAAAATTGTTTTTTGTAACCCGGGATTTTCTAAGTCTGCAAGGTAGGAATGACAATAATGCCCTTCAGATAAGGGAGCATGCACCCGTTTTGGGTCCATCAAGATCCCTGACCGACTATCTCCAAACTCCAAACTAAGAACCGAAGAGCGCTCTCCTACGTATACCAATCGAGAATATAGCTGTTCTTTTTCTAATTCAGAGTACTCTAGAGCTTTCTCTTTATCTCCCTTCATCTCCAAAGATGAAAATGGAGAGAAATCCCACAAGGATTGTGAAAGAGGCTTTTGCCCCACATGAATCCAAGGGGTTTCCTCCCCTGACTTTTCTAACTCTTCCTGAATCTGATTCAACGTACCTTGATCATTCTCCCCATGATACACCATCCAACAGTCACAAGTTGCTTGTTTGACTACATCACCCTGATTAAAGTCCAAACAAGCAATCTTGGGGTTTAGTTCGCAATCACTAAGTAACTTCCGATTCTTTTTGTCCATAGCATTGCGACCACCAGAAGCTGTTAGATATAGAGAAATCGTAGCGTCAGGATAGAGTCTTTGAGTTTCATTACAGAGACGGGCTAGATGCAAGAAGTCGTCAACTTCAAAAGGATTCATATCGTTTCCTATGATGTAAATCTTCTGCAGTTTTGGCCGTGGAGCTTGCAAATACGCCTGTCTTACACGATTACGAATTTTAGAGAAGGCAAGCCCTAACGTTGCATCTTGAACTTCGGGATAGAGAGTGAGAACTTCTACAGGTTGGATTCCCCCGAAAGGATGCACAGGAATCTTCCCATGGACCTTATCCTCATCTTCAGGAGCCACAGCGACTCTCTGCCTCTTCAAAGTCTCCACTACACGAGCAATGTGATCGCGACCAGCAACTTTCTCTGTTTTCAGAAGACTCACCACATCAGAGACAAATGTCGGCTTGGTCACGAAACTCTCTAAATACCTAGAAACGAGCCACTCTATCCCAACAATAATGTGACCCACAACAGGGATCCCCTTGATGACCCCTAATACAAATTCCGTAATACGAGCACAAAACGGCAAAGAAAAATCAAAGGCTCGATAAAAGTGCTCACGAACTATAGAAAACCAGGCAGATAAACAAGAAGCCATAACACGACTAGGAAGAAATACTTAGGAAAGAAGTATTTAAAAAAAACTTGAAAAAAGCAATCTCTAAGATACTTAGCGACTCCTATAGCCACAAGAAATTCGCTATTTTTAAAATTAGAAAGAGGAGACCTGAGAAAGGTTGTAAAAAGCGCTTAGATACAACTATTTAGAATCCTATCCTGGAAATCAGAAATCTACGGAATACTAGTGTAGAAAGAACAAATATAGAGAGAGTCCTCTAAGGAGTTTGTGCACTCCTGGGGTTTGTGAAATTAAGATATTCCTAGGCAAACCCTTCCTGGAATCCTAGGTACATGGACCAAGGATTCCATCTGGAGATAAGAAATTTCTCTAGTATTTTTACTTTCTAACTGCCTTCATTTTGCGAGGAATCAGGGTTACTATCTGGATTAGGAACGGGACGCGTAGGATCATTGCCTGAATCTGCAGGGACTTCGGCTGGGAGGACTTGCACCATGCGATCTAGCTCTTCGAAGCTGATAACGACCTCATGTTCTTCGGTAGTTCTTTTCCCCATATTCTCATTACGCTCCTGACTCCCTAAATAGGAAAATATCGCAGTTAAGAACTCCTCGCCTAGTGCCTTTCTTTCCATAGTAAGAAGACCTTTCGAACGGAATCTCCAGATCGCCTGTTTTACCACAGCATCTAGAGAAAATACAAAATTCTGTTGTGTAGTGAGCATGCTGCTCAATTGATCCTGAGAATAAATTACTGGTTCTCTGGCTTCTTCTCCTGCTTCATCTTCGACACGTGCCTCCCATTGTCTATATTCAATAGCCTGAGGACTCTGCATCTCAGAAAACTGAATGCAGGAACATCCAGAGGCACAAATATCTGCTACGCTGGGGAGATCCTTAGCAACCATACCTTCTGCAGCTAGCTGCAAACAACGGAAATCTGCTGCACTAATGGGATCCTCAAATAAGATCAATGTGAAAGACTTCCCTTCAGAACGATCTCCAAAGAACTGACGTTCTTTTACAATCATTTTCCGTGATTTATAGGAGAAAATGTTCAAATAGCTATATCCAGACATTTGTAATCTTCTGGTCAGAATGTTCATTGAGTCAGGATCAAGATCTTCTGGACGAGGAGTTCCGTGGGCAAGGGTAACTATGTTTCTCCCTTCTTGCTGACCCGCAACAAGGCGGAAAAATAACGAGTCCAATTCTAATGGCAATCTAGCGATATTGAATGCTACAGGACGAAGATCCTCGCTACTAAGATTGCCAGGATCTAGGAAAGGCGAAAGGACTAAAGTTCGTAGATCCTCATTTTCTATATCCGCAAGGTAGGAATGACAATAATGCCCTTGGGATAGAGGAGCATAGATTCTATCTGGGTCCATCAGGAGTCCTGCATCCTCTGGTTTTAATCCCAAACCAAGCATATACTCATGGTGATACGATCGACTCAGTTGTCCGTACAAGGAATCCTTATCCCCCTCACTTTCAGGGAGTCTTGGTGGCGATGTTGGGTCTGTAGATTGTCTTGTATGTGAGTATGAAGTAAAGTTTGGTGGGTAATAAAAATCCTTTGTGTCTTCAGTAACATGAATCCAAGGAATTGGATCTGCACTCTTCCCTAGACACTGCTGAATATACTGCCCGTCTATATTATGCTGTTGCTCTCGTGAATAATAGCCAATCCAAAGTTCGGGATTTTCAGGAGAGCCAGCGTCGTCTTCTTTACTGTCTTTGCACTGGATTCTAGAGTCGAGACCTGAGTTATGTAGGTACTGCTTCTTCTCTGCAGTAGTTGTATCGCACATCTGAGATTCGCGATTCAAGCCTGTCAAATACAGACAAACTAACGCTTCAGGATGCAGTCTCTGCGTTTCATTCGCGAGACTCACAAATTGCGAGAAATCTTGAGGAGTTTTAAGTTTCGAACCCACAATAGAAATCGTACGTATTTCGGGTCGGGGGGCCTGTAAGTACGCACGAGTCACGCGCGTGCGAATCGGAGAAAATACAGTATCTAAAGTTCCCTCTCTTTCTCCCGGCTTAAGTTTTAAAGTTTCCTCGGATTTTAAACGACCAAAAGGACAGACAGGAAACTTCCCATGCACCTTATCTTGATTCTCAGGAGTTATGGTCCCCCTTTCTCTTTGCAATATCTCCGCCACTCGAGATATATGATCTCGACCTAACGCCTTCTCAGTCTTTACAATCTGAACGACATCTGAGGTAAAGGAGGACCTAGTAATAATCCCGGCAACACAGGAAGAAACTAACCACTCCATCCCCATGACAATATGTCCTACAATAGGGATGGCCTTGATGACCCCTAAAGCAAAATTCGTAACCCTAGAACAAAAGGGACGAGAGAAATCAAACGCCTTAACAAAATGCTGTCGAACGGTAGAAATCCAAGAAGAAATATAGGGAATTGGCATAACAACAAAAAAAATAAAATTAGAAACAAACAATTTTAAATAACAACATAGAAAATATCAATTAAATTGAATAAACAGCTTTTAAATATTTTTAGTATTATTTTCTTTAATAAACTAATAACCAACTACTTTTGAAGTCCTAGCTTGGATTTAATATCCTCATCTAGGGGTAAAATAAGAAACAGCCCTTAGATTCGAGCAGAAATTTCAGTCAGATTCTATTCAGGAAAACCTAAGATTGTTTCAGAGTCAGGAGAATTCGAGATTCTGAGGGAATTTAGTTTTCAGGGAGCCCTTTGCAAGGAACTTTTAAGGTATCAGACAAACGTTACTCATCTTCGTGCATGTCAGTCGGAGATGCTGTTGCCCCTGTAGCGGTCGAAGTTGCTGTTGCATCTTCGTCATCATCAGAAGAGCATCTTTCTTGTAGAGCCTGCTCTAAAGGGGTAAAGTCGACAGAAAACTTAAAGCTTTTCTTGGTTCTCTGAGATCCCAAAATCCCGACCATACTCTGAATATATTCCTCTAAGCTGACTTTGATTTCTCTTCCTAAAGCCTGACTTTCAACATAAAATAAATTGAGTTTCTCTTGTGATCTCCAACCGGCCTGTTTAATTACAGCGTCTAAAGTAAATAAGAAGTTCTTCTGTGCCACGATTTTATCACACATATAGGCTCTGAAATATTCTCTGAAAGAAACACTACCTTCTTCTCTCAACTTGTTTGTAGAAGTTCTCCAATTCCTGAGCCCAGGATGCATTTGGATTTTCGTAGACTAAGACTTTACATCCCGAAGCACATGCATCCGCGGCATCAAGAGAACTGGAGACTAAAATCCTATCCGAGGCTAATTGTAAACTACGGATATCTTCGCTACCTAAAGGAAGATCTGTAATCATGACAGTAAAGGACCGTCCTTGGAGATCTCGCCTTAGAATCTGACGTTCCTGAACCTTGGAGACTCCTTCGGGGCTCACCGAGAGAATGTTTAGATACGAATACCCTGATTCTCTTAAGTCTTCTTCTAATAGAGACAATGCCTCTGGGGACAATCCTTCTTCCAGAAGTTTTGCATCATTACAAACAACAGCTACGTGCTTTTCTTTCTCGTCGTGCAGAACACGAGATAGAAACTCTGACCATCTCTGTCCAAACGAAGAGTTGCCAAAGTTTATAGAGACAGAACGGAATGTTTCGCTAGTGAGATTTTTAGGGTCTAGAAACGTTGACAGAAGGGAACGACGTAGCTCTTTGTTTTGCAAATCTAAAAGATAGGAAGGACACGAGTACGGTGAAGATAAAGGCGCGCAAACCCTATAGGGATCCAGAAGCCACCCTGACAGGGAATTCTGAATTCCTAGATTCAGCTTATAATGATCCTTAACAGACATAAACAGAGAACAATACGTGGAGAAGGATTCCAGCTTATTCCATCTTTTCTTTTTACCTATTTCTGGGGAATGATCGCACGGAGAGAGCTTCTCTTGTTCTTGGTATTGCACGGAAATGGAAGGGGTCTCTTCTAGAGCAAAGTTTAGAAGATGTTGTATCACCTAGGGATCTTGGACTTCCTGATCTTTCCCGTAACAGGTAATCATAAAATCGACAGTAGCGACTTCTGGCACCGAAGGAAGACCTGCACTCGTAAGGGATATACTCTCTATTTTAGGGTCTAAACCTAGAGCTCGGAGTTGCCCTTTTTCCTCTTCAGAAATTTCACAGTCCCAGACATCTGCCAAGTTCTTCGCTAAATAGAGCTTCACTTTAGTATGGGGATAGTGATTCTGCACGCCATTAGCAAGACGCACGAAATTTATGAGGTCCGCAGAATCTCGGAGACCAAAACCCACAAGAGCAAGATCTTGAATCATAGGTTTCTCTACGGACCTATAGGCATAGGTTAACCTACTACGAACGCCTTGCAGTGCCTCATCTACAGTAGAGAGTTCTTCATCAGGGAGAAGTTGGACAATTTCTGTGGGTGTGATATCTACGAAGGGATCTTCTGGGGTTCTCCCGTGTACTTTGCCTAGATCTTCTTGGGAAATGGGGACTCTCAAGCTACTTAAATAGGCTTCTAGGGGAGCTAAACAATTATGACCCCGTGTTTGTTCTACTTTAATAGCACTAGAGACATCAGAAGTAAACATTCCATGACGAACGGTGTGTCTGGGAATCCAGGAAATCAACCACTCGATTCCCATGACAATGTGTCCTAATACGGGAATTGCCTTAATGATCCCCAAAGCAAAATTTGTAATCCGAGAACAAACGGGATGGGTGAAATCAAAGGCGTTTACAAAATGCTGTCGAACGACAGTAAACCAAGAAGAAATACTTGGACAAGCCACAATAGAAATTTATGTATAAAAATTTTAACAAAGTTATTTTAATCAAATAAGACATTAAAACAAATAAGTATCTAATTATGATAATAATATTTTTAAAAACGTTTTTATTTGAAAAATAAAAAGTCAGTGTAAAGAGTTCAAGCTTTCATAAAATTTTTCTATACAAAAGAATCGTGGGATACCTAAGAGAAAAAACCTCGATACCCTCTATAGACAACTAGACAATAAGAACCCTCGATACCTTCAAAAAACCCAGAATGACCTAAGAAAAAAGAAGAATCTTCAAAAAAGAGCTCTGCTGGACTAATAAAAAGGTTCATCAAAACAAACACCTTAGAAAGGTGTGTCTAATTAGTTCCCATCAATCTGCGATTTCGTTCACAAGATTGCGATCTTTAGTCATCTGTATTGTTCTCCTCAGAAGGTGCATCTTGAGCTGAG encodes:
- a CDS encoding DUF562 domain-containing protein, which encodes MIKAIPIVGHLVMGVDWLISHCFERGVSHPGFPSDIAPILKVEKIAGRDHISRIENQLKSLRKTIEVEDLDKVHGQYQENPYADMASSEVLKLDKGVHVSELGKAFSRVRNRITRSYSYAPTPQLDSIAIVGIDLVSPEEQENLVRLANEVIQLYPKSKTTLYLLIDFNKEWVGDISSDKEKQLRSLGLHSEVQCLSVLEPQGAEGEDTKHFDLMVGCYGKDSYLREGKILQQALGTSLGTVPWVNVMHTLPSRYRSRLSLPINTEKDKTELYKEISRTHHQLHTLGMGLGAQDSGLLLDRQRLHAPLSQGSHCHSYLADLTHEELKILLFSAFVDAKNISKKELREVSLNFANDTSVESWLRFLLLVSYDEKEKDVVVVCNHSEPNILGLPPEAVSQLIEELSDEGYSYLNVVRCDLSGETTVQQRLLLNADEGRSMTVVISELPEGHPDIRNLQLASERIFVSREKEAADAYASGCKVVAFDDEHLPWVSSHIAYAEEIREKQEQTMQGSLTEEQLGALLCNTVSTEKNLAFALDAVIKQSVWRFRNPDLFAYEREALEASVTDALVSYVSNLDMIPYTSSQGIVIEDSSIVRTSQEHTLIVNCAAFDKLASQIEFLCPSDVLPISGKDPLISDDEDEELNPKVSSAADSKDKT
- a CDS encoding DUF562 domain-containing protein — its product is MASCLSAWFSIVREHFYRAFDFSLPFCARITEFVLGVIKGIPVVGHIIVGIEWLVSRYLESFVTKPTFVSDVVSLLKTEKVAGRDHIARVVETLKRQRVAVAPEDEDKVHGKIPVHPFGGIQPVEVLTLYPEVQDATLGLAFSKIRNRVRQAYLQAPRPKLQKIYIIGNDMNPFEVDDFLHLARLCNETQRLYPDATISLYLTASGGRNAMDKKNRKLLSDCELNPKIACLDFNQGDVVKQATCDCWMVYHGENDQGTLNQIQEELEKSGEETPWIHVGQKPLSQSLWDFSPFSSLEMKGDKEKALEYSELEKEQLYSRLVYVGERSSVLSLEFGDSRSGILMDPKRVHAPLSEGHYCHSYLADLENPGLQKTILAAFLNPKELSSTILQPISLNLILNSKTYLRQHFGFFERMSRSDRNVVVVVCDSWWGTDWKEEPSFQHFIMELECRGYSHFNIFAFRSNSMCVEERRILNESSQEKAFTMIFCEDSVSQGDIRCLHLASEGMLCGKECYAVDVYTSGCANFMMEEVLTLERESNLWNRKHGLWKREVRKQKQEAALDQDESEIYVCNQLTAQQNFACSLDAAIRQSIWRSRMPELLSIERRALGEQLFTTVHHYLTTQKKILRGI
- a CDS encoding DUF562 domain-containing protein — protein: MPIPYISSWISTVRQHFVKAFDFSRPFCSRVTNFALGVIKAIPIVGHIVMGMEWLVSSCVAGIITRSSFTSDVVQIVKTEKALGRDHISRVAEILQRERGTITPENQDKVHGKFPVCPFGRLKSEETLKLKPGEREGTLDTVFSPIRTRVTRAYLQAPRPEIRTISIVGSKLKTPQDFSQFVSLANETQRLHPEALVCLYLTGLNRESQMCDTTTAEKKQYLHNSGLDSRIQCKDSKEDDAGSPENPELWIGYYSREQQHNIDGQYIQQCLGKSADPIPWIHVTEDTKDFYYPPNFTSYSHTRQSTDPTSPPRLPESEGDKDSLYGQLSRSYHHEYMLGLGLKPEDAGLLMDPDRIYAPLSQGHYCHSYLADIENEDLRTLVLSPFLDPGNLSSEDLRPVAFNIARLPLELDSLFFRLVAGQQEGRNIVTLAHGTPRPEDLDPDSMNILTRRLQMSGYSYLNIFSYKSRKMIVKERQFFGDRSEGKSFTLILFEDPISAADFRCLQLAAEGMVAKDLPSVADICASGCSCIQFSEMQSPQAIEYRQWEARVEDEAGEEAREPVIYSQDQLSSMLTTQQNFVFSLDAVVKQAIWRFRSKGLLTMERKALGEEFLTAIFSYLGSQERNENMGKRTTEEHEVVISFEELDRMVQVLPAEVPADSGNDPTRPVPNPDSNPDSSQNEGS
- a CDS encoding DUF562 domain-containing protein — protein: MIQHLLNFALEETPSISVQYQEQEKLSPCDHSPEIGKKKRWNKLESFSTYCSLFMSVKDHYKLNLGIQNSLSGWLLDPYRVCAPLSSPYSCPSYLLDLQNKELRRSLLSTFLDPKNLTSETFRSVSINFGNSSFGQRWSEFLSRVLHDEKEKHVAVVCNDAKLLEEGLSPEALSLLEEDLRESGYSYLNILSVSPEGVSKVQERQILRRDLQGRSFTVMITDLPLGSEDIRSLQLASDRILVSSSLDAADACASGCKVLVYENPNASWAQELENFYKQVERRR
- a CDS encoding DUF575 domain-containing protein, whose translation is MACPSISSWFTVVRQHFVNAFDFTHPVCSRITNFALGIIKAIPVLGHIVMGIEWLISWIPRHTVRHGMFTSDVSSAIKVEQTRGHNCLAPLEAYLSSLRVPISQEDLGKVHGRTPEDPFVDITPTEIVQLLPDEELSTVDEALQGVRSRLTYAYRSVEKPMIQDLALVGFGLRDSADLINFVRLANGVQNHYPHTKVKLYLAKNLADVWDCEISEEEKGQLRALGLDPKIESISLTSAGLPSVPEVATVDFMITCYGKDQEVQDP